The genomic segment TAATAATGTTTAATTTTGAACTCTTTCATTTCATATTTGAAAAAGCTCACTTCTGTGCAATCCCATTTGGAATAATGATTTCTTGAAGAAGTTTCTCTTCTTCCTTGATACGATTATATAAAACAAAAGCATAAAAAGGAAACAAGACACAAAATGAAAGAAGTGCATGGCAAAGCAGTGCTAAACCAATCAACTCTGGAATGATATTCAAGAAATAATTTGGATGTTTGACATAGCGGAAAAGCCAATGATCAACAAATTTATGATTCTTAACCAGCATCAATTTTACAGTCCAAATGTCACCTAAGAGCTGTGTCACAACATAAAGCATGAACATGGAAAATACTAATAGTCCTAGCCCCACGCTACTGAGCGCATCAAAACGAACCTGACGTATTGTGGCTTCAACAAAGCAAGAAAGATAAAATAAAATATGAAGAATAGTGATGTACTTGGTATTTTGTACCCCAAATTCTTGACCGCCATTTGCTAGTATCGCTTTCTCATTTTTAATAGATATTTTCAAAAATACCAATCGAAATACAAATACAGCTAAAACAATGAGTCCTGATAAAGTCATACGACCTCCTTATAAAAACAAAATTAACTTCATTATATAAAGAGAAGATTCTATGAGTCAATACTTTTAAAAAATATCATACAGATTTTAGGAAATCTTTACATAAATCATACTTTCAAAGCAGGACAATAGAAAAGTGACAGCTCTATTGAACTGTCACTCAATATAAAAACAACTTAGTTAACGAATTTCTCGTGTTTGCACTATTTTTTTGCACCAGCAAGCACTCTTTTTAGGATAACGCTCTTGAGTTTCAAAGTCAACATAGAAAAGATCGTAGCGTTTTTCATAACCGTTGGACCGAGAAAATACATCCATCAGCAACCATAAGAAGTAGCCTTTTACATTGACGCCGTCCGCAATAGCATCAGCTAAAACTTCCAAATGTTTCTTAACATAGTCAATCCGAGCATCATCATAAACCATATTATCTACAAACTCATCTTTATAGCCTAAACCATTTTCTGTGATGTAAATTTTCTTATAATTAGATAATCTTTAACAATACGCATAATCATATCATAAAGACCTTTAGGGTAAATTAGCCAATCCCAATCTGTTCTTGGAATATCCACATCAAATTTATACTCGCAAATACCTTTTAATGCATAAATAGACATTCCTTTTTCTCCTGCTCCATTTAAATTAAGGGGATTATATACCTGTTTACACAACTACAAAGTATAGTTGTCAAATTTACAAAAATCTTATTTTAAGATACTATATATTGTGATTAGGGTAAAGTGCTATATAGTTCCCTAAAAATTTACAAACTTGTTAGTTTCATTTCCTGAATAATCCTTTTCACATCTTCTAGCTCTACTTTGGGAGTCCATTGCAAACAGTTAGCTGTCGCATAAGCACAGGCACGAATAACGGCTTCTCTATCAACTAATCCTTTATTTTCTAATGAATAACAGAGACTACCTAAGAAGAAATCACCTGAAGCAATTGGATTTTTAACTTGAATTTTTGGAAAAGTGAGCTGAAAAATATCATCTTGCAAACGCGCAACAACTCCCTTTTCTCCCATTGTTACAATGAAATATGGAATTTCAGCGTATTCTTTGAGAAGATTCACTGCTT from the Streptococcus constellatus subsp. constellatus genome contains:
- a CDS encoding isoprenylcysteine carboxyl methyltransferase family protein — encoded protein: MTLSGLIVLAVFVFRLVFLKISIKNEKAILANGGQEFGVQNTKYITILHILFYLSCFVEATIRQVRFDALSSVGLGLLVFSMFMLYVVTQLLGDIWTVKLMLVKNHKFVDHWLFRYVKHPNYFLNIIPELIGLALLCHALLSFCVLFPFYAFVLYNRIKEEEKLLQEIIIPNGIAQK